One Caretta caretta isolate rCarCar2 chromosome 6, rCarCar1.hap1, whole genome shotgun sequence genomic region harbors:
- the LOC125638827 gene encoding transcobalamin-1-like, with protein MMKTLVIMLAGLLLLYLAPGGLCQGCAAPRTHLQLQIDVSYTVVDGMNHSFNDSILLTVPQDSSFFDVMAVAQEKDCRRFRFTYTLYVWGAYITSVQGLHEDSNQHTYWQLLSNDIPLTLGAGCYTVSDREKLEARFSTY; from the exons ATGATGAAGACTTTGGTGATCATGTTAGCAGGGCTCCTGCTCCTGTACCTCGCCCCTGGGGGGCTGTGCCAGGGCTGTG ctgCTCCACGCACCCATCTTCAACTCCAAATTGATGTCTCCTACACTGTTGTGGATGGCATGAACCACTCCTTTAATGACTCCATCCTTCTCACCGTGCCCCAGGACTCCTCCTTCTTTGATGTGATGGCGGTCGCCCAGGAGAAAGACTGCAGAAGATTCAG ATTCACGTACACACTGTATGTGTGGGGCGCATACATCACCTCCGTGCAGGGGCTGCACGAAGACAGCAACCAGCACACCTACTGGCAGCTCCTGAGCAACGACATCCCGCTGACACTAG GTGCTGGGTGCTACACCGTCTCTGATAGGGAGAAGCTGGAGGCCAGGTTCTCCACTTACTGA